In Candidatus Nealsonbacteria bacterium, the following are encoded in one genomic region:
- a CDS encoding prolyl-tRNA synthetase, which translates to MKQGQLFTKTIRQVPKDEKSINAQLLIRAGFIDKLMAGVYTFLPLGLLVFKKIENIIRDEMNKIGGQEVLMPVLHPKNLWEKTQRWHSSEMFKLKSRGGKDYGLGWTHEEIITPLVQKFAKSHKDLPLYVYQIQDKFRDELRVKSGLLRGLEFVMKDLYSFHKNEKDLDRYYEIVKKAYFRIFKRCGLEKETLLTLASGGTFSQYSHEFQTITLFGEDTIYLCQKCKLGINKEIIAKEKYSCPECKSKNLEIKKVIEVGNIFKLKDKFSRAFNFTFRDEDGKEKMVLMGCYGIGLSRLMGAITEVHHDKNGIIWPKEVAPFNLHLIQIENSKKVKRAAERIYQDLRGVGIEILYDDRDKSPGEKFVEADLIGIPWRIVVSERTLAKGCIELKKRGRPKIEFVKIKHLPQFLNEKLKTLNAKQKCF; encoded by the coding sequence ATGAAACAAGGGCAACTTTTTACCAAAACAATTAGGCAAGTCCCAAAAGATGAAAAAAGTATTAACGCCCAGCTTTTAATTAGGGCTGGTTTTATTGATAAATTAATGGCTGGGGTCTATACTTTTTTGCCCTTGGGCTTGCTGGTTTTTAAAAAAATTGAAAATATTATTAGGGATGAGATGAATAAAATTGGCGGGCAGGAAGTTTTAATGCCAGTCCTACATCCCAAAAATTTATGGGAGAAAACCCAACGTTGGCATTCTTCAGAAATGTTTAAACTGAAAAGTAGAGGAGGAAAGGATTATGGTTTGGGTTGGACGCACGAGGAAATTATTACGCCCCTGGTTCAAAAGTTTGCCAAATCTCACAAAGACCTACCTTTATATGTTTATCAAATTCAGGATAAATTCCGTGATGAATTGCGAGTAAAATCAGGATTATTAAGGGGCCTGGAATTTGTAATGAAAGACCTTTATTCTTTTCACAAAAATGAGAAAGATTTGGATAGATATTATGAGATAGTTAAAAAGGCCTATTTTAGAATTTTTAAAAGATGCGGTTTGGAAAAAGAGACCCTTTTAACTTTAGCTTCGGGCGGAACTTTCAGCCAATACTCCCATGAATTTCAAACCATAACTCTTTTTGGCGAAGATACTATTTACCTTTGCCAAAAGTGCAAATTGGGAATTAATAAAGAAATTATTGCCAAAGAAAAATACAGCTGTCCTGAATGTAAAAGTAAAAATTTAGAAATTAAAAAAGTCATTGAGGTAGGGAATATTTTCAAATTAAAAGATAAATTTAGCCGAGCTTTTAATTTTACCTTTCGCGATGAGGACGGAAAAGAAAAAATGGTCTTAATGGGCTGTTATGGCATTGGGCTTAGTAGGTTAATGGGAGCGATTACTGAAGTTCACCATGATAAAAATGGAATTATTTGGCCAAAAGAGGTGGCTCCATTTAATCTTCACTTAATCCAAATTGAGAATAGTAAAAAAGTTAAACGGGCGGCCGAAAGAATATATCAAGATTTAAGGGGGGTAGGAATTGAAATATTATATGACGATAGAGACAAATCTCCTGGAGAAAAATTTGTTGAAGCGGATTTAATTGGAATACCCTGGCGAATTGTGGTAAGCGAGAGGACATTAGCGAAAGGTTGTATAGAATTAAAGAAACGCGGCAGACCAAAAATTGAGTTTGTGAAAATAAAACACTTGCCGCAATTCTTAAACGAAAAACTAAAAACACTAAATGCAAAACAAAAATGTTTTTAG
- a CDS encoding site-2 protease family protein: MFLTIIIVFISFIGLVILHEFGHFLLAKKYGVKVEEFGIGLPPRLIGKKIGETLYSLNLLPFGAFVKIEGEEGGIESIHSFDKKPIWQRALIVLAGVVSFWLISIVLLSIVFGIGTWGPVSDEQEAVNAKVKVVGIAAGSPAEKAGIKLGDIIKQFSISNFQFSIDKVREAQELTEKYKGKEVILTTERGKEIFNINLIPRVSPPAGEGPMGVVLARVEIKRYPWYLSPIKGIEASFNMTILILGSLVQLLVNLIQGQALPPEVKFVGPIGIGAFMIQVAQLGWVYYLQFIAAISIYLAIFNLLPIPALDGGKLLFLGIEAVRKKPVNPRVEKKITAFFFTILLCLMVWVTIKDIIGLF; encoded by the coding sequence ATGTTTCTTACAATAATTATCGTTTTTATCAGTTTTATCGGATTAGTCATTTTGCATGAATTTGGGCATTTTCTTTTGGCAAAAAAATATGGGGTAAAAGTGGAAGAATTTGGAATTGGTTTGCCTCCTCGTCTAATCGGAAAAAAAATCGGAGAAACACTTTATTCTTTGAATCTTTTGCCTTTTGGCGCTTTTGTCAAAATTGAAGGCGAGGAAGGAGGAATTGAAAGTATTCATAGTTTTGACAAAAAACCGATTTGGCAAAGAGCTTTAATTGTTTTAGCCGGAGTGGTTTCTTTTTGGCTAATTTCCATTGTTTTATTAAGTATTGTTTTTGGAATTGGTACCTGGGGACCGGTTTCTGATGAGCAAGAAGCTGTTAATGCTAAAGTTAAAGTCGTGGGAATAGCGGCTGGTTCACCGGCTGAAAAAGCCGGCATAAAATTAGGCGATATTATAAAACAATTTTCCATTTCCAACTTCCAATTTTCAATTGATAAGGTTAGAGAGGCGCAAGAGCTTACTGAAAAATATAAAGGAAAGGAGGTCATTTTAACAACTGAAAGGGGTAAAGAAATTTTTAATATTAATTTAATTCCAAGGGTTTCTCCTCCGGCTGGAGAGGGTCCGATGGGTGTGGTTTTAGCCAGAGTGGAAATAAAAAGATATCCTTGGTATTTATCTCCAATAAAAGGAATTGAGGCCTCTTTTAATATGACCATTCTAATATTGGGAAGTTTGGTTCAACTTTTAGTAAATTTAATTCAAGGTCAAGCATTGCCTCCGGAGGTTAAATTTGTCGGCCCGATTGGCATTGGCGCTTTTATGATTCAAGTCGCCCAATTGGGTTGGGTTTATTATTTACAATTTATCGCTGCAATTTCTATCTATCTGGCCATTTTTAATCTTTTACCGATTCCGGCATTAGACGGAGGAAAATTATTATTTTTAGGCATTGAAGCGGTGAGAAAAAAACCGGTTAATCCAAGGGTTGAGAAAAAAATTACCGCTTTCTTTTTTACCATCTTGCTCTGTTTGATGGTTTGGGTGACAATAAAAGATATCATCGGCCTATTTTAA
- the frr gene encoding ribosome recycling factor: protein MDYKEIINKIKPEMDKVIIFLEKEMAKIRTSRATPSLVEDITCDCFGQKFPLKQLATILVPEPKQILIQPWDKSYIEGIISGLIKTGIGANPIVDKDVIRINLPPLSQEYRKDLIHLISTKQEEVRKTIRRWREEAWEEIQEGFKEGEIREDDKYRGKDELQELVDEYNKKIKEIGERKQKEILE, encoded by the coding sequence ATGGATTACAAAGAAATTATCAATAAAATTAAACCGGAAATGGATAAAGTGATTATTTTTTTAGAAAAAGAAATGGCAAAAATCCGAACCAGCCGGGCGACACCCTCTTTGGTTGAAGATATAACCTGTGACTGTTTTGGCCAGAAATTTCCCTTAAAGCAATTGGCTACCATTTTGGTGCCGGAACCGAAACAGATTTTGATTCAGCCCTGGGATAAATCTTATATTGAGGGAATTATTTCCGGTTTAATCAAAACAGGGATTGGAGCAAATCCCATTGTTGACAAAGATGTTATTCGGATTAATTTACCCCCCCTAAGTCAAGAATATCGGAAAGATTTAATCCATTTAATTTCAACAAAACAGGAAGAAGTCAGAAAGACAATAAGAAGATGGCGGGAAGAGGCCTGGGAAGAAATTCAGGAAGGATTTAAAGAAGGGGAAATCAGGGAAGATGACAAATATCGGGGGAAAGATGAATTACAGGAATTGGTTGATGAATATAATAAGAAAATTAAGGAGATAGGGGAGAGGAAACAGAAAGAAATATTAGAATAG
- a CDS encoding rod shape-determining protein yields the protein MFVKKIGIDLGTCNSLVFLFGKGIILQEPSVVAVSLAENKILAVGQKAKEMIGRTPDTIRIYRPLKDGVIADYRITQAMLKYFIDKTLGFFKFFKPELLISVPAGSTSTERRAVIEAGIMAGAKAVYLAKEPILAAIGANIPINSCSGNMVVDIGGGTSEVAVISLGGIVTSYSIRTGGDKMDQAITDYIRRKYNLVIGEQTAEEIKIKIGTALPGKNSLSYNNETLSQPETGKTTAKPLTVRVIKNSGKKLEIRGRDLISGLPRNIEISCHETTEAISDVLREIIEAIKIVLRETPPELSADIMNKGMVLTGGGAILRNIEELIAKNVGVPCIIAEEPLLCVAKGTGVILENLELYKKSIMVKK from the coding sequence ATGTTTGTTAAAAAGATAGGAATTGACCTCGGTACTTGTAACTCTTTGGTATTTCTTTTCGGAAAGGGAATAATTTTACAAGAACCATCGGTGGTAGCCGTAAGCTTGGCTGAAAATAAAATTTTAGCCGTTGGTCAAAAAGCCAAGGAAATGATTGGCCGAACACCTGACACCATCAGGATTTATCGTCCCCTTAAAGACGGAGTCATTGCCGATTATCGGATTACTCAGGCAATGTTGAAATATTTTATTGATAAGACATTAGGTTTTTTTAAGTTTTTTAAACCGGAATTACTAATTAGCGTTCCGGCCGGCAGTACTTCCACCGAAAGAAGAGCGGTTATTGAAGCCGGCATAATGGCCGGAGCTAAAGCGGTTTATCTGGCTAAAGAACCGATATTGGCGGCTATTGGCGCCAATATACCCATTAACTCTTGTTCAGGTAATATGGTCGTTGATATCGGGGGAGGAACCTCGGAGGTGGCGGTAATTTCTTTGGGCGGAATAGTAACCTCTTATTCAATTAGAACGGGCGGAGATAAAATGGACCAGGCAATTACCGATTATATTAGAAGAAAATATAATTTAGTTATTGGAGAACAAACAGCCGAAGAAATAAAAATAAAAATCGGCACGGCTTTACCGGGAAAAAATTCCCTTTCGTATAACAATGAAACTTTATCTCAACCGGAAACCGGCAAGACAACAGCTAAACCCCTGACGGTTCGCGTAATTAAAAATTCAGGAAAAAAATTAGAAATTCGTGGCCGGGATTTAATTTCCGGGCTACCTCGTAATATTGAAATTTCTTGCCATGAGACGACCGAAGCTATTTCTGATGTTTTAAGAGAAATTATTGAAGCAATTAAAATAGTTTTAAGAGAAACGCCGCCAGAGTTATCTGCTGATATTATGAACAAAGGTATGGTTTTAACCGGCGGCGGAGCTATTTTGAGAAACATTGAAGAATTAATTGCCAAAAACGTGGGCGTTCCTTGTATAATTGCCGAAGAGCCCTTGCTTTGTGTGGCCAAAGGAACCGGCGTCATTTTAGAAAATCTGGAGTTATATAAAAAAAGCATAATGGTAAAGAAATAA
- the murA gene encoding UDP-N-acetylglucosamine 1-carboxyvinyltransferase, producing MAEKFIIKGGKKIEGEVEIKGYKNAAGPILASTLLTEEDCIIDNLPLVTDVLSLINILEKMGAEIEWLGERKIKINTRKVNPEKLDFEEISKSRVSVLLIGPLLARFKNFKISSPGGDRIGLRPIFTHLDALKKLGAEISQEGNFYHFKAKNLFAKEIILKEFSVTATENLMLTASLIEGQTIIKMAAAEPQVQDTERILEAMGVKIEGLGTHTLKIEGAKKLKGVNHQIISDPLEAGTFMIAGAIIPNSQLKIKKVIFEHLDSFLDKMEEIGVDFQKNPDNSLTVNYSPDLKAVKIQALPYPGFPTDLLSIIVPLLTQTQGKNLIHDPLYENRLGYTQELRKMGADIEIVDPHRAFVFGKNPLRGVKIESWDIRAGASLIIAGLLAEGQTIVENIYQIDRGYEKIEQQFQKLGADIKRIN from the coding sequence ATGGCAGAAAAATTCATTATTAAAGGAGGTAAAAAAATAGAAGGAGAGGTTGAGATTAAGGGTTATAAAAATGCGGCCGGTCCCATTTTGGCCTCAACTTTGCTTACTGAAGAAGATTGTATTATTGATAATTTGCCTTTGGTGACTGATGTTTTGAGTTTAATCAATATTCTGGAAAAAATGGGAGCTGAAATAGAATGGCTGGGGGAAAGAAAGATAAAAATAAATACCCGGAAAGTTAATCCGGAAAAATTGGACTTTGAGGAAATTTCCAAAAGCCGGGTTTCAGTTCTTTTAATCGGTCCTCTTTTAGCTCGCTTTAAAAATTTTAAAATTTCTTCACCGGGCGGAGACAGAATCGGTTTAAGGCCAATTTTTACCCATCTTGATGCCCTTAAAAAACTGGGGGCGGAAATTTCCCAGGAAGGGAATTTTTATCACTTTAAAGCCAAAAACCTTTTTGCCAAAGAAATAATTTTGAAAGAATTTTCAGTTACCGCAACGGAAAATTTAATGTTGACCGCTTCTTTAATTGAAGGACAAACCATTATTAAAATGGCTGCTGCTGAACCTCAGGTTCAAGATACAGAACGAATTTTAGAAGCAATGGGAGTAAAAATAGAGGGGCTGGGAACTCATACCCTTAAAATTGAAGGAGCAAAAAAACTAAAGGGGGTTAATCACCAAATTATTTCTGACCCCCTGGAAGCAGGAACCTTTATGATAGCCGGAGCAATCATCCCCAATAGTCAACTGAAAATAAAAAAAGTTATTTTTGAACACCTGGATAGTTTTTTGGATAAAATGGAAGAAATTGGAGTTGATTTTCAAAAAAACCCTGACAATTCTCTAACTGTTAATTATTCTCCAGACCTAAAAGCAGTCAAGATTCAAGCCCTGCCTTATCCTGGTTTTCCTACTGATTTATTGTCAATAATCGTTCCTCTTTTGACTCAAACCCAGGGCAAAAATTTAATTCACGACCCCTTATATGAAAACCGATTAGGTTATACTCAAGAACTGAGAAAAATGGGAGCGGATATTGAAATAGTTGATCCTCATCGAGCTTTTGTTTTTGGCAAAAACCCTTTGCGGGGAGTGAAAATAGAGTCCTGGGATATCAGAGCAGGAGCTTCTTTGATTATCGCCGGTCTTTTAGCCGAAGGTCAGACAATAGTTGAGAATATTTATCAAATTGATAGGGGTTATGAGAAAATAGAACAACAGTTTCAGAAATTAGGAGCCGATATTAAAAGAATTAACTAA
- the mnmA gene encoding tRNA 2-thiouridine(34) synthase MnmA, translating into MDKIRRKNGQKVVVAMSGGLDSSVAAALLKRAGVDVIGAFMKFWSEPQSGSDPLIRADSSADLRGYENRCCSLEAEVRARKVARILKIPFYVFNFKKEFKKRIVDYFLNSYQKGLTPNPCVVCNKEIKFGLFLEKALKIDADFIATGHYAKKQKTENRKQKIEYKLLRAKDKEKDQSYFLWQINQKQLKRVLFPIGDYTRNEVENLAKKFKLPVLKAKKSVEICFIQTNINDFLARHLKQKPGQILCSNLKFEHSSKIIGKHQGLAFYTIGQRKGIELSGGPFYVVEKNLKENTLIVTSFFRDKTLYSKSLIAKNVNWIFGREPSLPIKVKAQIRYRHKSVSATIIHKTPDAKYKILFAQPQRAITPGQSIVFFKGREVLGGGIIC; encoded by the coding sequence ATGGACAAGATTAGAAGAAAAAATGGGCAAAAAGTAGTTGTGGCAATGTCAGGGGGCTTAGATTCATCAGTGGCAGCAGCTCTTTTAAAAAGAGCAGGAGTTGATGTTATCGGAGCTTTTATGAAGTTTTGGTCGGAGCCGCAAAGCGGCTCCGACCCGCTGATTCGCGCCGATAGCAGCGCTGATTTACGCGGATACGAAAATCGGTGTTGCTCGTTAGAAGCTGAAGTCAGGGCGAGAAAAGTTGCCAGAATTTTGAAAATTCCTTTTTATGTTTTTAATTTTAAAAAAGAATTTAAAAAGAGAATTGTTGACTATTTTTTAAATAGCTATCAAAAAGGATTAACTCCAAATCCCTGCGTGGTTTGCAATAAGGAAATTAAATTCGGTTTGTTTTTAGAAAAAGCGTTAAAGATTGACGCTGATTTTATTGCTACCGGTCATTATGCCAAAAAACAGAAAACAGAAAATAGAAAACAGAAAATAGAATATAAATTATTAAGGGCGAAAGATAAAGAAAAAGACCAGTCCTATTTTTTATGGCAAATAAATCAAAAACAATTAAAAAGAGTTTTGTTTCCAATCGGAGATTACACCAGGAACGAAGTTGAAAATTTGGCAAAAAAATTTAAGTTACCCGTTTTAAAAGCCAAAAAATCGGTTGAAATTTGTTTTATTCAAACTAATATCAATGATTTTCTGGCTCGCCATCTTAAACAAAAGCCAGGCCAAATCCTATGTTCAAACTTGAAGTTTGAACATTCGAGTAAGATAATCGGAAAACATCAGGGGCTGGCTTTTTATACTATTGGCCAGAGAAAAGGGATTGAGTTGTCAGGAGGACCTTTTTATGTGGTAGAGAAAAATTTAAAAGAAAACACTTTAATAGTTACTTCTTTTTTCAGAGACAAAACGCTTTACAGCAAAAGTTTAATTGCTAAAAATGTTAATTGGATTTTTGGCAGAGAACCAAGTCTACCCATTAAAGTAAAAGCCCAAATTAGATATAGGCATAAGTCGGTTTCCGCCACCATAATACATAAAACACCAGACGCAAAATACAAGATACTGTTTGCTCAACCCCAAAGGGCAATCACCCCTGGCCAGTCAATCGTTTTTTTTAAGGGCCGGGAGGTTTTGGGCGGAGGAATAATTTGTTAA
- a CDS encoding iron-sulfur cluster assembly scaffold protein produces MIKRIGPYTKKAIEHFQKPHNMGRIKNPDGLGRAGNIYCGDVMYLYIKVGKDKKGREIIKDIKFETYGCLAAIATSSLITDLVKGKTIEEALELNRQKVVDSLGGLPPIKIHCSVLAVDALLEAIHDYLAKNKKEIPKELREKHQRIKKEKEIIEKRYKEWTRLEEKMGKK; encoded by the coding sequence ATGATTAAAAGAATCGGTCCTTATACTAAAAAAGCTATTGAACATTTTCAAAAACCCCATAATATGGGGAGAATAAAAAACCCGGATGGACTTGGAAGGGCGGGGAATATTTATTGTGGAGATGTGATGTATCTTTATATAAAAGTAGGAAAAGACAAAAAGGGAAGAGAAATAATTAAAGATATAAAATTTGAAACTTATGGATGTTTAGCCGCTATTGCTACCAGTAGCCTCATTACCGATTTGGTTAAAGGAAAAACTATTGAGGAAGCTTTAGAGCTCAATCGGCAAAAAGTAGTTGATTCTTTGGGGGGCCTACCCCCGATAAAAATCCATTGTTCAGTTCTGGCAGTTGATGCCTTACTTGAAGCAATTCATGATTATTTAGCTAAAAATAAAAAAGAAATTCCTAAGGAACTCCGGGAAAAACATCAAAGAATAAAAAAAGAAAAAGAAATAATTGAAAAAAGATATAAAGAATGGACAAGATTAGAAGAAAAAATGGGCAAAAAGTAG
- the nifS gene encoding cysteine desulfurase NifS, with protein MKTKKKRHGVYLDYAATTPVDSLVLKAMMPYFSHQFGNTMSLYSLGQKAKEILEESREIVADLIGAKPGEIIFTGSATESNNLALKGIAFANKDKGKHIIISSIEHSCVMESAKWLETQGFEISKLKVDKHGLIDINELKKSIKKETVCVSIMQANNEIGTIEPIAQIGKICKEKKVYFHTDAAQGLGKIPIDVKKMNIDLLTASSHKMYGPKGVGCLFIKEGTKIEPILHGGSHEAGLRSSTINVPAIVGFARACQICKKEMKSESERLIKLRDKLIKAVLEKIKGSRLNGHPTKRLANNANFWFEGVEGESIIIHLDLLGIAASTGSACSTEKLEPSHVLLAIGLKPHQAHGSLRLTLGRWTKEKDIDYLLKVLPKVVEKLRKISPFKKKYD; from the coding sequence GTGAAAACAAAAAAGAAAAGGCACGGGGTTTATTTAGATTATGCCGCTACCACCCCGGTTGATTCATTGGTATTGAAAGCAATGATGCCTTATTTTAGTCATCAATTTGGCAATACTATGTCTTTATACTCATTGGGTCAAAAAGCAAAAGAGATTTTAGAGGAAAGTCGGGAAATAGTAGCCGATTTAATAGGAGCCAAACCAGGAGAGATAATTTTTACCGGCTCTGCCACCGAAAGCAATAACCTTGCCTTAAAAGGTATTGCTTTTGCAAATAAAGACAAGGGAAAACATATTATTATTTCTTCAATTGAACACTCCTGTGTTATGGAAAGCGCTAAGTGGCTGGAAACCCAGGGTTTTGAAATCAGCAAATTAAAGGTTGATAAACATGGTTTAATTGACATTAACGAGCTAAAAAAATCAATTAAAAAAGAAACAGTTTGTGTCTCAATAATGCAAGCCAATAATGAAATTGGAACAATTGAGCCGATTGCCCAAATCGGGAAAATCTGTAAAGAAAAAAAGGTTTATTTTCACACTGATGCGGCCCAAGGTCTCGGTAAAATTCCAATTGATGTAAAAAAAATGAACATTGACTTATTGACCGCCTCTTCTCATAAAATGTACGGTCCCAAAGGGGTTGGCTGTTTGTTTATTAAAGAAGGGACGAAAATTGAGCCAATTTTGCATGGAGGAAGCCACGAGGCTGGCTTAAGGTCTTCTACTATAAATGTCCCGGCCATTGTTGGTTTTGCCAGGGCTTGTCAAATTTGTAAAAAAGAAATGAAATCAGAATCAGAAAGATTAATAAAATTAAGAGATAAATTAATAAAAGCCGTCTTGGAAAAAATAAAGGGCAGTCGCTTAAACGGTCATCCGACAAAAAGATTAGCCAATAATGCTAATTTCTGGTTTGAGGGAGTGGAAGGGGAGTCAATTATTATTCATCTTGATTTATTGGGAATTGCTGCTTCTACCGGCTCTGCTTGTTCAACAGAGAAATTGGAACCCAGCCATGTTTTATTGGCTATTGGATTGAAACCTCATCAAGCTCACGGTTCTTTAAGATTAACCCTGGGAAGATGGACAAAGGAAAAAGATATTGATTATCTTTTAAAGGTTTTGCCAAAAGTTGTTGAAAAATTAAGAAAAATTTCACCGTTTAAGAAAAAATATGATTAA
- a CDS encoding Rrf2 family transcriptional regulator has translation MKISKKTQYGLRAMVYLAKEKEKIISLGKVAKAEGIPFDFLEKIFSQLEKAGLVRAKKGAQGGYFLRKKPKKIKIKEIIGTLEGKKTLVECLSPKKYFCSREKKCLTKIFWQKFQKIIDSALNSIVLADLIK, from the coding sequence ATGAAAATTTCTAAAAAAACCCAATACGGACTGCGGGCAATGGTTTATTTAGCCAAAGAAAAAGAAAAAATTATTTCTCTTGGAAAAGTTGCCAAAGCCGAAGGCATTCCTTTTGATTTTTTGGAAAAAATATTTTCTCAATTGGAAAAAGCCGGTTTGGTTAGAGCGAAAAAAGGCGCTCAGGGAGGATATTTTTTAAGAAAAAAGCCGAAAAAAATCAAAATAAAAGAAATAATCGGGACTTTGGAAGGGAAAAAGACCTTGGTTGAATGTCTTTCCCCCAAAAAATATTTTTGTTCCCGGGAGAAAAAATGTTTGACAAAAATTTTTTGGCAGAAATTTCAAAAAATCATAGATTCGGCCCTAAATTCAATTGTTTTAGCCGATTTAATTAAATAA
- a CDS encoding 4Fe-4S binding protein: MAKQLFINKEKCVGCGTCLALCPEGIKLAEDGKSEIIDEKKLEKCGGKEICPFGAIEEIK; this comes from the coding sequence ATGGCTAAACAGCTTTTTATCAATAAAGAAAAATGTGTTGGTTGTGGGACATGTCTGGCTCTTTGTCCCGAAGGAATCAAATTGGCAGAGGATGGTAAGTCGGAAATAATTGATGAGAAAAAACTGGAAAAATGCGGAGGAAAAGAAATTTGTCCATTCGGAGCAATAGAAGAGATTAAATAA